The Verrucomicrobiia bacterium region CTGGAACTTACAGCACCTCTGGTGTTTGGAATACGTCTGGCGGATTTGTTTTTGAGTTGGGTGTATTTAATTCAGGTTTCACCCCGACTGCGGGTAATGTAAATGAATGGGCAGCTAACTGGTCTGTTGCCAACCAAGGTGGACCTACGGGAACTGCCACTTGGATTGATGATGGCGGGGATACTGGCTTTACAGGTTCTGGACGTATTACGGTTCTGTCGGCACCTTTTACGGGTAATACTCAGATGTATCTGTGGGGCTACGACTCTAAGGCTGCTGGTTCCCGGCAGTGGATACTATTGAGCAATACAGCTTGGCTTGTTTCTACAGATATTTCCGCTCCGGTATCGTCTAACTTCACGGTAAATGGATCAACGAGCGCGGTTTTGGGCGGTGTTAGTAATGCTGGTGCAACATTGCAGTCTGCGCTTGTGAATGTATCTGCCGTCCCCGAGCCCGCCACCTACGCGGGACTCTTCGGTTTGGCTGCTCTTGGCTTCTGTGCCGTGCGTCGGCGGCGCAAGGCTTGAGGTTTTGCCGGCTTCTTTCGATTTATCACCCGCCCCTGCTGGGGCGGGTTTTTTGTGTCGTAATTTTTAACCATGGATAATGCC contains the following coding sequences:
- a CDS encoding PEP-CTERM sorting domain-containing protein, with the protein product MKIFTALVFVLATVSAFAQQSINFGSPVPAAGTYSTSGVWNTSGGFVFELGVFNSGFTPTAGNVNEWAANWSVANQGGPTGTATWIDDGGDTGFTGSGRITVLSAPFTGNTQMYLWGYDSKAAGSRQWILLSNTAWLVSTDISAPVSSNFTVNGSTSAVLGGVSNAGATLQSALVNVSAVPEPATYAGLFGLAALGFCAVRRRRKA